In Leptospira koniambonensis, the following proteins share a genomic window:
- a CDS encoding M23 family metallopeptidase, whose amino-acid sequence MIRKICLLFTALSFGISAAPRSYGSLGSEVDFLDFGKVTVAPFSYSVSSSYDEEYGAFNLFDSNPKSYWYSSGENKPEWIIVDFGSKRLINSIEVLVPMFRGKRATDEYEIQVLHQENWKTIFKNDKVDLVNQHNLPPIDASILRLYFPKKEEKNIVIGEFKILLNGTVLNSVSNKFTGYQYPVPDGLLPEKDYQLPGAPREYRNGIHKGLDIYYKREKVGPPRRLTFNDVLVSPADGTIIRADLDYSPMTLSEFQKYSTLAQKNGVTYVEKDFGGRQVWIDHGNGVMTSFNHLSSIKRGIKPGAKVKSGEEIGNAGNSGLMGEAKGNDENIHLHFEIWADGEYLGAGVPTNQIRKLLQFFFSKSNLN is encoded by the coding sequence ATGATCCGAAAAATCTGTCTTTTATTTACAGCCCTTTCTTTCGGTATATCTGCTGCTCCTAGGTCTTATGGATCCTTGGGTTCCGAAGTAGATTTTTTGGATTTCGGAAAAGTAACTGTAGCGCCCTTTTCTTATTCAGTATCTTCTTCTTACGATGAGGAATACGGTGCATTCAATCTATTTGATTCCAACCCTAAATCCTATTGGTATTCTTCGGGAGAAAATAAACCTGAATGGATTATAGTAGATTTCGGTTCCAAAAGACTGATCAATTCGATCGAAGTTTTAGTTCCCATGTTCCGTGGCAAAAGAGCAACGGATGAATATGAGATCCAGGTTCTTCACCAAGAAAACTGGAAAACTATTTTCAAAAATGATAAAGTCGATCTGGTAAACCAACATAATCTTCCTCCAATTGATGCATCCATTCTTAGATTATATTTTCCTAAAAAAGAAGAAAAGAACATAGTAATCGGTGAATTTAAGATCTTGCTGAATGGAACTGTACTCAATTCAGTTTCCAATAAATTCACAGGATATCAATATCCAGTTCCAGATGGACTTCTTCCTGAAAAAGATTACCAACTTCCTGGAGCGCCCAGAGAATACAGAAATGGGATCCACAAAGGATTAGATATTTATTATAAACGAGAAAAGGTCGGACCGCCTAGACGTTTAACCTTCAACGATGTTTTGGTTTCTCCTGCGGATGGAACAATTATCCGCGCGGATCTAGATTATTCTCCAATGACACTTTCAGAATTCCAAAAATATTCTACATTAGCCCAGAAAAACGGGGTCACTTATGTAGAAAAAGATTTTGGAGGAAGACAGGTTTGGATCGATCATGGAAACGGGGTTATGACCTCTTTCAATCATCTTTCTTCTATCAAAAGAGGGATTAAACCTGGTGCAAAAGTAAAATCAGGCGAAGAGATAGGTAATGCAGGAAACTCAGGTCTAATGGGAGAAGCAAAAGGAAATGATGAAAATATCCATTTGCATTTCGAGATCTGGGCAGACGGAGAATATCTAGGAGCAGGAGTTCCTACCAACCAGATCCGAAAACTTTTGCAGTTTTTCTTTTCTAAATCGAACTTGAATTAA
- a CDS encoding N-acetylneuraminate synthase family protein, with translation MSFSKSFRLEEKWEIGPDFSPFIIAEIGLNHNADLELGKKTIQAAKQAGANAVKFQTYKTENFLDIKNPKAKVLVDIFQTYELSEKLHIEFQKTAKEEGLFFFSTPLDQGSVDLLVNIGVKALKIASGDIVNKQLLQKCAMTGLPLFLSSGAAEGFEVIRALEYLESEKVKDLVLFHCVSLYPTPPEKANLQTLEYYKNIFNGPLGFSDHTAGSLAGALAVSLGASVLEKHFTLDKALPGPDHTISVDPSELKSYVENARIAFQMRGEKKKVVQPQESGGRFFGRRGLYADQNGNPISLRPDLSQEDKRYFDSWKLDEANSLVKQGKGPKPGESFLS, from the coding sequence ATGTCTTTTTCGAAAAGTTTTCGTTTGGAAGAAAAATGGGAAATTGGTCCAGATTTTTCCCCGTTTATAATCGCTGAGATCGGATTGAATCATAATGCAGATCTGGAATTAGGTAAAAAAACGATCCAGGCTGCGAAACAAGCGGGAGCGAACGCTGTAAAATTCCAAACCTATAAGACCGAAAATTTTTTAGATATTAAAAATCCTAAGGCGAAAGTCCTCGTAGATATTTTTCAAACTTACGAACTTTCAGAAAAACTACATATTGAATTCCAAAAAACAGCAAAAGAAGAAGGCCTCTTCTTCTTCTCCACTCCTTTAGACCAGGGAAGTGTAGATCTTTTAGTAAATATAGGAGTGAAAGCTCTTAAGATTGCGAGTGGAGATATAGTAAACAAACAACTTCTTCAAAAATGTGCAATGACAGGACTCCCATTATTTTTATCGAGCGGCGCTGCAGAAGGTTTCGAAGTCATTCGTGCATTAGAATATCTGGAATCTGAAAAAGTAAAAGATCTAGTACTATTCCATTGTGTTTCTCTTTACCCGACTCCTCCTGAAAAAGCAAATTTGCAAACCTTGGAATATTATAAAAATATATTCAATGGCCCTTTAGGTTTTTCAGATCATACCGCAGGAAGTCTCGCGGGTGCATTAGCAGTATCACTCGGTGCAAGCGTTTTAGAAAAACATTTTACTTTAGACAAAGCCCTTCCAGGCCCAGATCATACAATTTCAGTAGATCCTTCTGAACTAAAATCTTATGTAGAAAATGCAAGGATTGCATTTCAAATGAGAGGAGAAAAGAAGAAGGTTGTGCAACCTCAAGAATCAGGCGGCAGATTTTTTGGAAGAAGAGGATTATATGCAGACCAAAACGGAAATCCTATCTCACTTCGCCCTGATCTAAGCCAAGAAGATAAAAGATATTTTGATTCTTGGAAGTTAGATGAGGCAAATTCCCTCGTCAAACAAGGTAAAGGACCAAAACCGGGAGAATCTTTCTTATCTTAA
- a CDS encoding LTA synthase family protein, with protein sequence MIRKLPLNLRIILFYSFCFLILLTVFRFALLFIYFSKLANSPISEVITSFLIGIRFDLCVISIVVGSSWILSSFHYLNRWKTYRYIWGILPIPLFLWMTGHLIGDTIYFGEADKHLGYEGFVFLGKDLLILIEAAVKNDTLKVVLGLIGIFTGLPALIYLFIKYNGYQYSPENKTKELAQIPISILLLLLLFRGGVQPRPLRSTEAIHSENPFLNQLPLNGVFTTIMDLKSKSILPELQMSKEESIRIVQKEIDYPGANFIDPEYPLLRETSETRKETPPNIVLILLESWTGKFLKPNGDGIVGGKELAPNFNSLVKEGRYFPRFFATGGRTVNGLMSVLTGVPDRPGITVVRTHQVLGNFGGLGSLLKTLGYSTYFVHGGDVGFDNMSFLFPHWGFDTIIGKEEIEKTRKYKSGAWGFYDGDVLEELHATISKAKQPFAAVSLTLTTHYPYQVPETGQNPYPETMKDSDYFNTYSYSDESIGKFMEKAKKSPYFQNTIFIFVADHTHHRDLNPFEDRNIPLLIYSPKYIKPGLDWKISSQLDVIPTILGLVGKKIQFSSFGKDLLSNSSQARTGSSYFAFSSVIGWIENEYALYRSTEAELREVYPMPWSENKSKCASIKETCDEYEQKAKAFLNLSYELLNTNRIFPEK encoded by the coding sequence ATGATCAGAAAACTTCCTCTAAACCTTAGGATAATTTTATTTTATTCTTTTTGTTTTTTGATCCTTCTCACTGTTTTTAGATTTGCCCTACTATTTATCTATTTTTCTAAACTGGCAAATTCTCCGATTAGCGAAGTGATTACCTCCTTTTTGATCGGAATACGTTTCGATCTATGTGTGATCTCTATAGTTGTAGGATCGTCTTGGATCTTATCTTCTTTTCATTATCTAAATCGTTGGAAAACCTACAGATATATTTGGGGAATTCTACCCATTCCATTATTCTTATGGATGACGGGACATTTGATAGGAGACACAATCTATTTCGGGGAAGCAGATAAACATCTAGGTTATGAAGGTTTTGTATTTTTAGGAAAAGATCTATTAATACTAATAGAAGCCGCAGTAAAAAATGACACTTTAAAAGTTGTCCTCGGGCTGATCGGAATATTCACGGGACTTCCCGCATTAATTTATCTTTTCATAAAGTATAATGGATACCAATATTCTCCTGAAAACAAAACAAAGGAATTGGCGCAAATCCCCATCTCCATTCTTTTACTACTGCTTCTTTTCCGAGGCGGGGTCCAACCAAGGCCATTAAGATCCACAGAAGCAATCCATTCAGAAAATCCTTTCTTAAACCAACTTCCTTTGAATGGCGTATTCACCACAATCATGGATCTAAAATCCAAATCCATTCTTCCAGAATTACAAATGTCTAAAGAAGAATCGATTCGGATCGTACAAAAAGAAATCGATTATCCAGGCGCGAATTTTATAGATCCTGAATATCCACTTTTAAGAGAAACTTCAGAAACTAGAAAAGAAACTCCTCCAAATATAGTTCTTATTCTTTTAGAAAGCTGGACTGGAAAATTCCTGAAACCAAACGGAGATGGAATCGTAGGAGGAAAAGAACTCGCTCCTAATTTTAATTCGCTTGTAAAGGAAGGTAGATATTTTCCTAGATTTTTTGCAACTGGCGGAAGAACTGTAAACGGACTCATGTCAGTTCTCACTGGAGTTCCTGATCGACCTGGCATCACAGTTGTGAGGACACATCAAGTTTTAGGAAATTTCGGAGGATTAGGCTCCTTGCTAAAAACTTTGGGTTATTCTACTTACTTCGTTCATGGTGGAGATGTAGGATTTGATAATATGAGTTTTCTTTTTCCTCATTGGGGGTTTGACACAATCATTGGAAAAGAGGAAATCGAAAAAACCAGAAAATATAAATCGGGAGCCTGGGGATTCTATGATGGAGATGTATTAGAAGAACTTCATGCAACCATCTCAAAAGCAAAACAACCTTTCGCAGCAGTTAGCTTAACTCTAACGACTCATTATCCGTATCAAGTCCCGGAAACAGGACAAAATCCATATCCGGAAACAATGAAGGATTCTGATTATTTTAATACTTACTCGTATTCGGATGAGTCCATCGGCAAATTTATGGAGAAGGCAAAAAAGTCTCCTTACTTCCAAAATACTATTTTTATATTCGTGGCGGATCATACTCACCATAGAGATCTGAATCCATTCGAAGATCGTAATATTCCACTTTTAATCTATTCTCCTAAATATATTAAACCAGGATTGGACTGGAAAATTTCCTCTCAATTGGATGTGATCCCAACTATCTTAGGGCTTGTAGGAAAGAAGATACAATTTTCTTCCTTCGGCAAGGATCTACTTTCTAATTCGTCTCAGGCCAGAACCGGCAGTTCTTATTTTGCGTTTTCTAGCGTAATCGGTTGGATAGAGAATGAATACGCTCTTTATAGATCCACGGAAGCTGAACTAAGAGAAGTTTATCCTATGCCTTGGAGCGAGAACAAGTCCAAGTGTGCATCCATCAAGGAAACCTGTGACGAGTATGAACAGAAGGCAAAGGCTTTTCTAAATCTAAGCTATGAACTTCTGAATACGAATCGGATCTTTCCAGAGAAGTGA
- the feoB gene encoding ferrous iron transport protein B: MKLLNTEIKTPEHKAEKFRVLLTGNPNCGKSTLFNRLTGLRQKTGNYHGVTVEKAEGTIHTEDRSVHIVDLPGAYSLGGESEDKQVTTRILLSKETEDKLIFVLDAVAIERGLQFLLQVSFLKIPMIVAVTMNDTLEKKGVHLDLKVLSKTFGVHFYFVNPRSGEGVDILEKVLIDPSSYKIPDPDFSWDKKRTALIESVLSKLSIKDPDSVRFVLENSFKEFSGESLQTGLPSSTFFPEKTREFIRSEWEKSKLEFSYGEELVQRSIWIKKLLSKAVSGSEITEKGILGFADKILLHPIWGLTIFLGIMALVFQFLFTWSEVPMDWIEGRIGDLADWTGNYLPEGPVRSLIQEGMIGGVGAVLVFIPQISLLFLFIGIMEESGYIARASFLMDRFMGRFGLSGKSFIPLLSSAACAVPAIMGTRTIENKSDRLTTILVSPLITCSARYPVYILVIGTVFSAEPVFGIFSPKVLALFGLFLLGMFASMGAAFLFKKTFFRSEPAYFLMELPRYQWPSLKSLFFTVYKKIKAFIENAGKVILFISILLWFLANYPRVEGSKTENLSASQTKSLQISESYAGRMGKMMEPVLEPIGFGWKMGLGIITSFAAREVMVSTLSIVYGVQGEDSEDENLRSALRKDKDPETGKPVWTIASALSLLVFFAFACQCMSTLAVVKKETNSLFWPVFMFTYMTVLAYTSSFLVFHFSKFLGWN; encoded by the coding sequence ATGAAATTATTAAATACTGAAATAAAAACTCCGGAACACAAAGCTGAGAAGTTCCGAGTTTTACTCACGGGAAATCCAAACTGCGGGAAATCTACATTATTCAATAGACTAACAGGGCTCAGACAAAAAACAGGAAACTATCACGGTGTCACTGTAGAAAAAGCAGAAGGAACCATTCATACGGAAGATAGATCCGTTCACATAGTAGATCTTCCAGGAGCTTATAGCCTAGGCGGAGAATCAGAAGATAAACAAGTAACAACTCGCATCTTGCTCTCGAAAGAAACAGAAGATAAATTAATTTTTGTATTAGATGCAGTTGCAATCGAAAGAGGACTCCAATTTTTATTACAGGTATCTTTTCTCAAGATACCAATGATAGTTGCAGTCACAATGAACGATACCTTGGAAAAGAAAGGTGTTCATTTAGATCTTAAGGTTTTATCCAAAACATTCGGAGTCCATTTCTATTTTGTAAATCCAAGATCGGGAGAAGGTGTAGATATTTTAGAAAAAGTTTTAATAGACCCTTCTTCTTATAAGATCCCTGATCCAGATTTTTCCTGGGACAAAAAAAGGACCGCACTCATTGAATCTGTACTTTCTAAACTTTCAATAAAGGATCCGGATTCTGTTCGTTTCGTTTTAGAAAATAGTTTTAAGGAATTTAGCGGAGAAAGTTTACAAACAGGACTCCCTTCTTCTACTTTTTTCCCGGAAAAAACCAGAGAATTCATTCGTTCCGAATGGGAAAAATCTAAATTAGAATTTTCTTATGGAGAAGAACTAGTCCAAAGATCCATCTGGATCAAAAAACTTTTGTCTAAAGCAGTTTCCGGTTCTGAGATCACCGAAAAAGGGATTTTAGGATTCGCAGATAAAATACTTCTGCATCCAATCTGGGGACTTACGATCTTTTTAGGGATCATGGCACTCGTATTCCAATTCTTATTCACCTGGTCTGAAGTTCCCATGGATTGGATAGAAGGAAGGATCGGAGATCTTGCGGATTGGACAGGAAATTATTTACCAGAAGGTCCAGTGCGATCCCTTATCCAAGAAGGAATGATAGGTGGAGTAGGAGCAGTTTTAGTATTCATTCCTCAGATCAGTTTGCTTTTCCTATTCATAGGGATCATGGAAGAAAGTGGATATATCGCAAGAGCTTCCTTTCTTATGGATAGATTTATGGGAAGATTCGGGCTTTCTGGAAAATCATTCATTCCATTACTTTCGAGCGCTGCATGTGCAGTCCCTGCGATTATGGGGACAAGAACCATCGAAAACAAATCGGATAGACTCACTACGATCTTAGTTTCCCCTCTTATCACATGCTCCGCCAGATATCCAGTTTATATTTTAGTAATTGGAACAGTCTTCTCGGCGGAACCTGTTTTTGGGATCTTCTCCCCTAAAGTTCTAGCGTTATTTGGTCTTTTCTTATTGGGAATGTTTGCATCAATGGGGGCTGCATTCTTATTTAAAAAAACCTTTTTTAGATCTGAACCTGCTTACTTTTTGATGGAGCTCCCTAGATACCAATGGCCTTCTCTCAAAAGTTTATTTTTTACAGTTTATAAGAAGATCAAAGCATTCATTGAAAATGCAGGAAAAGTAATCTTATTTATTTCTATCCTACTTTGGTTCTTAGCTAACTATCCAAGGGTAGAAGGATCCAAAACCGAAAACCTTAGCGCTTCCCAAACAAAGTCCTTACAAATTTCTGAATCTTACGCAGGAAGAATGGGAAAAATGATGGAGCCGGTGTTAGAACCAATCGGTTTCGGCTGGAAGATGGGACTTGGGATCATCACTTCATTCGCAGCGAGAGAAGTAATGGTATCCACATTATCCATCGTATACGGAGTACAAGGAGAAGATTCTGAGGACGAAAATCTCAGATCCGCACTTAGAAAAGATAAGGATCCAGAAACAGGAAAACCGGTTTGGACAATTGCAAGTGCTCTTAGTTTACTCGTATTTTTCGCATTTGCCTGCCAATGTATGTCTACTCTTGCGGTTGTAAAAAAAGAGACAAATTCTTTGTTCTGGCCGGTTTTTATGTTCACTTACATGACAGTTCTTGCATATACTTCTTCTTTTTTAGTTTTCCATTTTTCTAAATTTTTAGGCTGGAATTAA
- a CDS encoding FeoA family protein, with protein sequence MKSKLFELEEGESGKITGIKNESGKTGLVRNLLDMGFLPGTKITVVRKFQDQNKMIVKLGLVQLAIRKLEADLLELN encoded by the coding sequence ATGAAATCCAAACTTTTCGAATTAGAAGAGGGAGAATCCGGAAAAATTACCGGAATTAAGAATGAATCTGGAAAGACGGGACTTGTCCGAAACCTTTTAGATATGGGTTTTCTTCCAGGAACTAAAATCACGGTGGTCCGAAAATTCCAGGACCAAAACAAAATGATCGTGAAATTGGGCCTTGTCCAATTGGCCATTCGAAAATTAGAAGCGGATCTTCTGGAATTGAATTAG
- a CDS encoding ABC1 kinase family protein, giving the protein MPGFLDQLLQGVNSASRIVTSSYVFSTKTLLLLKDLATGGTSSRNIPVRLREAFEELGATYIKLGQFIASAPSLFPEEIVTEMQKCLDSVRPLPFSDIQKVLKKELGRDYQKLFQSIDPVPMASASIAQVHSAVTKDGLDVVIKVQRPDIEGALGADLNLLFLASKLFEIFVPGLNKSGLSEMVGMFQSSILEEIDFIKEANNCEEFERYLLSSGETRARVPKIYRELSTKKVLVMEKFYGAPITDEVSLRKFSKDPSKTLSDALEIWFSTLSKSGFFHADVHAGNLMILRDGTVGFIDFGIVGKISSKVWEGLMIFLEGLALNRTDRIANGLVRMDGTASGIDEKKLAKDLETVFDQMSKMVLDIQMGELDAFDEKKMNTILFEFRDISDRNGLKIPKEFGLLIKQILYFDRYIKSFAPELDLIRDREKFIK; this is encoded by the coding sequence ATGCCAGGATTCCTAGACCAACTTCTGCAAGGGGTAAACAGCGCTAGTCGTATAGTGACCAGTAGTTATGTTTTTTCCACCAAAACCCTCCTTCTTTTAAAAGATTTGGCAACAGGGGGAACTAGTTCCCGTAATATTCCAGTTCGATTGAGAGAAGCGTTTGAAGAATTAGGCGCAACGTATATTAAATTGGGCCAGTTCATCGCTTCTGCCCCTTCTCTATTCCCTGAAGAGATCGTAACAGAGATGCAAAAATGTTTGGATTCAGTAAGACCCCTTCCCTTCTCTGATATCCAAAAAGTATTAAAAAAAGAACTGGGTAGAGATTACCAAAAATTATTCCAAAGTATTGACCCAGTCCCAATGGCATCAGCGTCTATCGCACAAGTCCATTCAGCAGTTACAAAAGATGGCCTGGATGTGGTTATAAAAGTGCAAAGACCAGATATAGAAGGCGCATTAGGAGCTGATCTCAACCTTCTATTCTTAGCTTCCAAACTATTCGAAATATTTGTGCCCGGTCTGAATAAATCAGGACTTTCAGAAATGGTGGGAATGTTCCAATCTTCCATCTTAGAAGAAATAGATTTTATAAAAGAAGCAAACAATTGCGAAGAATTTGAGAGATATCTTCTATCTTCTGGAGAAACCAGAGCAAGAGTTCCTAAAATTTACAGAGAACTAAGCACCAAAAAGGTTTTGGTCATGGAAAAATTCTACGGTGCTCCCATCACGGACGAGGTTTCTCTTCGAAAATTCAGCAAAGATCCTTCTAAAACACTTTCAGATGCACTTGAGATCTGGTTTTCTACACTTTCTAAATCTGGATTTTTTCATGCAGACGTACATGCAGGAAATCTAATGATCCTGAGAGATGGAACAGTGGGCTTTATTGATTTCGGGATCGTAGGAAAAATTTCATCCAAAGTCTGGGAAGGTTTGATGATCTTTTTAGAAGGACTTGCATTGAATAGGACCGACAGGATCGCAAATGGCCTGGTCCGTATGGATGGAACTGCCTCGGGCATAGATGAGAAAAAGTTAGCCAAGGATCTCGAGACAGTTTTTGACCAAATGAGCAAGATGGTCCTGGACATACAAATGGGAGAGTTGGACGCCTTCGATGAGAAGAAGATGAATACGATCCTTTTCGAGTTCAGAGACATTTCCGATCGAAATGGATTGAAGATCCCTAAAGAGTTTGGACTTCTCATTAAACAAATCTTATACTTTGATAGATATATCAAATCTTTCGCACCTGAATTAGATCTGATCCGGGACAGGGAAAAATTTATAAAATGA
- a CDS encoding helicase: MSGESVLLQELEKLELNDLKKTAALWNIPKLPFKEKNKNVKFLFDSFLDEFYLKGVLEKLTVLQVNIYTSILKNKNVLTLGEISRKVNIPPINVEMELNLLRKYQLVYQRKNRERLTNNLDKYHAYDELAELVSLDQNLKGDKYKVSVEKLLDRKKLTDISNEWKKAVKAPAKIDSIRKFITHATSDEAYESAIQSLSELERDTVVRIYLSGGAADADDIRSFIVMSRGKYETIIPALVEKGMIADVCFVEEKFVRIFALPEELLKYIQNNPILPSVKKGTRQRQEKLATNELDFFLNTKKLLSYISRKGLVLAKSGKVKQADHKRTEQELLNPDISIFPEKSQIYQMELILPILKLLNLADIKGENIILRGDLDGFLSKDIFEIMKLVIHEVNEARMKRVNPPEVFQPTEMPFYDKMILDKCVNLIIKSKRIHLSVIFSNIIREHLIFSPGFRTKNFQTDLADLRKEIMSAIFYLHLFGLLEVEYPNRFLTLSKLGEYFFQTGELAGATEKGGITINPDFSVIAFPEKVSIYGIHLLKAFTELKDYDRVYTFVLTKEAYQLGILLGYKTNEFVDFLKASSRAELAQNLLFLLEDWGGNLPVVEVAEDCVLVRTKDQNVMELLLGQIKGKKIVLDEIGPTAVLVDKTRVQDVITVAEKLNLIINLTR; the protein is encoded by the coding sequence ATGAGTGGCGAATCAGTATTATTGCAAGAATTAGAAAAACTCGAACTGAACGACCTAAAGAAGACAGCCGCTCTTTGGAATATTCCAAAGCTTCCGTTCAAAGAAAAGAATAAGAACGTTAAGTTCCTTTTCGATAGTTTTCTGGACGAGTTCTACCTCAAAGGTGTGCTGGAAAAGCTCACTGTTCTCCAAGTTAATATTTATACTTCTATCTTAAAAAATAAGAATGTTCTCACTTTGGGAGAGATCTCTCGTAAAGTAAACATTCCTCCAATTAACGTGGAGATGGAACTTAACCTTCTCCGCAAATACCAACTCGTATACCAAAGAAAAAACAGAGAGAGACTTACCAATAACCTGGATAAGTATCATGCTTATGACGAGCTGGCTGAACTTGTATCTTTAGACCAAAACCTGAAAGGGGACAAATACAAAGTCTCCGTCGAAAAACTTCTAGATCGCAAGAAACTGACTGATATTTCCAATGAATGGAAGAAGGCGGTAAAGGCTCCTGCAAAGATCGACAGTATCCGCAAGTTTATCACTCACGCGACCTCTGACGAGGCGTATGAGTCGGCTATTCAATCCTTATCCGAGTTGGAAAGAGATACTGTAGTCAGGATCTATCTAAGCGGTGGAGCTGCTGACGCGGACGATATCAGAAGTTTTATCGTAATGAGCAGAGGCAAATACGAGACAATCATTCCTGCATTAGTTGAAAAAGGAATGATCGCTGATGTTTGTTTTGTAGAGGAGAAGTTCGTAAGAATTTTCGCTCTTCCTGAAGAACTTTTAAAATATATCCAAAATAATCCGATCCTTCCTTCCGTAAAAAAAGGAACTCGCCAGAGACAGGAAAAACTCGCTACTAACGAGCTAGACTTCTTCTTAAATACCAAAAAGCTTCTTTCTTATATTAGCAGAAAGGGCTTGGTTCTTGCAAAGTCCGGCAAGGTAAAACAGGCGGATCATAAAAGAACTGAGCAGGAATTATTAAATCCGGACATCAGCATTTTTCCTGAAAAAAGCCAGATCTATCAAATGGAACTTATACTTCCTATTTTGAAACTTCTGAACCTGGCAGATATCAAAGGGGAAAATATTATTCTGAGAGGGGACCTTGACGGTTTCCTAAGTAAGGATATTTTCGAGATCATGAAACTCGTCATCCATGAGGTGAACGAGGCTAGAATGAAAAGAGTCAATCCTCCGGAAGTGTTCCAACCTACGGAAATGCCTTTTTATGATAAGATGATCTTGGACAAATGTGTGAACTTGATTATCAAGTCCAAACGTATCCATCTTTCTGTTATTTTCTCCAATATTATCAGGGAACATCTGATCTTCAGCCCTGGCTTCCGCACTAAAAATTTCCAGACCGATCTGGCGGATCTTCGTAAAGAGATCATGAGTGCGATCTTCTATCTGCATTTATTCGGATTATTAGAAGTAGAATACCCGAACCGTTTCCTCACACTTTCCAAACTGGGAGAATATTTCTTCCAAACTGGAGAGCTTGCCGGAGCTACGGAGAAGGGTGGAATCACGATCAACCCGGACTTCTCCGTGATCGCGTTCCCTGAAAAAGTTTCTATTTACGGAATTCATCTTTTAAAAGCTTTCACAGAACTCAAAGACTACGACAGAGTTTATACTTTCGTTCTGACCAAAGAAGCATACCAATTGGGAATTCTTCTGGGATATAAAACGAATGAGTTCGTAGACTTCTTAAAAGCTTCTAGCAGAGCGGAACTCGCCCAAAACCTTCTATTCTTATTAGAAGACTGGGGCGGAAACCTGCCAGTGGTCGAAGTCGCAGAAGATTGTGTTCTTGTTCGCACGAAAGACCAGAACGTGATGGAACTTCTACTTGGTCAGATCAAAGGCAAGAAGATCGTTCTGGACGAGATTGGACCAACCGCAGTACTTGTGGATAAAACCCGTGTCCAAGATGTGATCACAGTTGCAGAAAAACTGAACCTGATCATCAATTTAACTAGATAA